The following are from one region of the Geoalkalibacter subterraneus genome:
- a CDS encoding cytochrome c3 family protein, producing MSPERKPMWRWLMIPAALAGMFMMFACTSPGTGSREGKTCLDCHEQYRDQYNQGVVHQPVARGDCAGCHRRHGLIGGAFLHVEGAKMCFRCHQEFAQDLGRARSLHPPVEQGNCQQCHEHHNGPHADLLKTPEKDLCFTCHDAALFTRAFVHKPMEDSCRTCHSTHGAPAAALLQEEEQTLCARCHSVSDRGFKQTHADYPVVDTCSDCHAVHSADNAALLKSHTHQPMAGRNCESCHNSPNASSAFALEKRDSALCYQCHQDRRSAFSSAEAHAPVAEGKCESCHTPHASEQVGLIRTSPDQLCFECHQFTRFGPQPPDQEIPAGGSTHAPARDGDCLSCHVPHIAEAGRSALLNSAPDSLCFECHREQTANKRVAHQPARDGDCHYCHTPHESNGPGLLAKPQRHLCAECHASVEETLGLPSLHRPFVSGDCSSCHDPHGANLKNLLRGRGADSCAECHGTIETERRLANRHQPFTEGRCDLCHLPHGSNEAFLLAGSASELCIDCHRDYRVKPDTPEAHANCTVCHHAHGNGEPSFQLREQPDLCLTCHEVNRYWSDGVGHAPAVNGECNRCHDPHAPQNSPAGKRNISLCAQCHDTSESALSGSHRGIKPGPGSCLNCHDPHGGPDASLTLPVKHAPFSEGNCTPCHPGGL from the coding sequence ATGAGTCCAGAGCGCAAGCCCATGTGGCGATGGCTTATGATCCCGGCAGCATTGGCAGGCATGTTCATGATGTTCGCCTGCACCTCGCCTGGAACCGGTTCCCGTGAGGGCAAAACCTGTTTGGACTGCCACGAGCAATACCGCGACCAGTACAACCAGGGAGTGGTTCATCAACCGGTGGCGCGAGGCGACTGCGCCGGCTGTCACCGTCGACATGGATTGATCGGCGGTGCATTTCTTCATGTCGAAGGAGCCAAGATGTGTTTCCGCTGCCATCAGGAGTTCGCCCAGGACCTGGGGCGTGCCAGATCTCTGCACCCTCCTGTTGAGCAGGGCAATTGTCAGCAGTGTCACGAGCACCATAACGGTCCCCATGCCGACCTGCTGAAAACACCCGAGAAGGATCTGTGCTTTACCTGCCATGACGCAGCGCTCTTCACCCGTGCTTTCGTCCACAAGCCGATGGAAGACAGCTGCCGCACCTGCCACAGCACGCACGGCGCCCCCGCCGCCGCTCTACTTCAGGAAGAAGAGCAGACCCTCTGCGCAAGATGCCACAGCGTCAGCGATCGCGGTTTCAAACAGACCCATGCCGATTATCCGGTTGTCGATACCTGCTCCGACTGTCATGCGGTCCATTCCGCGGACAACGCCGCGCTTCTCAAAAGCCACACCCATCAACCCATGGCGGGGCGAAACTGCGAAAGCTGCCACAATTCGCCCAACGCATCCTCTGCGTTTGCCTTGGAGAAGCGCGACAGCGCCCTGTGCTACCAATGCCATCAGGACCGCCGTTCGGCTTTTTCCTCTGCGGAAGCACATGCGCCGGTGGCCGAAGGGAAATGTGAGAGCTGTCACACGCCCCACGCCTCCGAACAAGTTGGCCTGATTCGCACGTCGCCTGACCAGCTCTGTTTTGAGTGCCACCAGTTCACCCGCTTTGGGCCACAGCCCCCGGACCAGGAGATTCCGGCCGGAGGAAGCACCCATGCCCCGGCGCGCGATGGTGACTGCCTGAGCTGCCATGTGCCGCACATTGCCGAAGCAGGACGCAGCGCCCTGCTGAACAGCGCCCCGGATTCACTCTGTTTTGAGTGCCACCGGGAGCAGACCGCAAACAAGCGGGTTGCCCACCAGCCGGCGCGCGACGGCGACTGTCACTACTGTCATACTCCCCACGAAAGCAATGGCCCGGGCCTGCTGGCAAAGCCGCAACGCCATCTGTGCGCCGAATGCCATGCATCCGTCGAAGAAACACTTGGGCTTCCAAGCCTTCACCGACCCTTTGTTTCAGGCGACTGTTCGTCCTGTCACGACCCTCACGGGGCAAACCTCAAGAACCTTCTCCGTGGGCGCGGGGCGGACTCCTGCGCCGAATGTCACGGAACCATCGAGACCGAGCGCAGGCTTGCCAACCGGCATCAGCCGTTCACCGAAGGACGCTGCGATTTGTGCCATCTGCCCCACGGCAGCAACGAGGCCTTTCTGCTTGCCGGCAGCGCCAGTGAGCTGTGCATCGACTGCCACAGGGACTATCGCGTTAAGCCCGACACCCCCGAGGCCCATGCAAACTGCACGGTCTGTCATCATGCCCACGGCAATGGGGAACCCAGCTTCCAGCTTCGCGAGCAACCCGATCTCTGCCTCACCTGCCACGAAGTGAACCGCTACTGGAGCGACGGCGTCGGACACGCACCCGCGGTCAATGGTGAATGCAACCGGTGTCACGACCCTCATGCCCCACAGAATAGCCCGGCCGGTAAGCGCAATATCTCACTGTGCGCCCAATGCCACGACACTTCGGAGAGTGCCCTGTCGGGATCGCACCGGGGGATCAAACCCGGCCCCGGGAGCTGCCTGAACTGCCATGACCCGCACGGAGGCCCCGATGCCTCCCTGACGCTTCCAGTCAAGCATGCGCCGTTTTCAGAAGGCAACTGCACACCCTGCCACCCGGGAGGGCTTTAA